Proteins from one Burkholderia oklahomensis C6786 genomic window:
- the tig gene encoding trigger factor, translated as MANVVENLGKLERRVTISLPKDVVQKEIDARIQKLAKNVRMPGFRPGKVPLKMVAQQYAGQVEAEVLSDKIGQEFFTISRAENLRVAGQPSFEPKQDVAEGAYAFDATFEVYPEVKIGDLEAAEVERSTTTIGDAEIDRTLDILRKQRVHFHARGEGGEHGDGGADTAAQNGDRVTVDFVGKIDDVAFQGGTAEDFVFVLGEGRMLPEFETAALGLKAGESREFDLKFPDDYHGKDVAGKTAQFTVTVKKVEWPHLPAIDADFAKSLGIEDGDLTKMRGEIKENLEREAKRRTQSIVKNQVMDALLKISELDVPKALIEQDQQRLVEMARQDLAQRGVPNAKDAPIPVEMFADQAERRVKLGLVLAELVKANGLEAKPEQIRAEVDEFAKSYEDPKEVVRWYYSNQQRLAEMEAFVVESNVVDFVLGKAKVTDKEVSFETLASATAQA; from the coding sequence ATGGCTAACGTTGTTGAAAACCTCGGCAAGCTCGAACGCCGTGTGACGATCTCCCTGCCGAAGGATGTCGTGCAGAAGGAGATCGACGCCCGTATTCAGAAACTCGCGAAGAACGTGCGCATGCCGGGCTTCCGCCCGGGCAAGGTGCCGCTCAAGATGGTCGCGCAGCAGTATGCGGGCCAGGTCGAGGCGGAGGTGCTGAGCGACAAGATCGGTCAGGAGTTCTTCACGATCAGCCGCGCGGAGAACCTGCGCGTCGCGGGCCAGCCGAGCTTCGAGCCGAAGCAGGACGTGGCGGAGGGCGCGTACGCGTTCGACGCGACGTTCGAGGTGTACCCGGAAGTGAAGATCGGCGATCTTGAGGCGGCAGAAGTCGAGCGCTCGACGACGACGATCGGCGACGCCGAAATCGACCGCACGCTCGACATCCTGCGCAAGCAGCGCGTGCACTTCCACGCGCGCGGCGAAGGCGGCGAGCACGGCGACGGCGGCGCGGACACGGCGGCGCAGAACGGCGACCGCGTGACGGTCGATTTCGTCGGCAAGATCGACGACGTCGCGTTCCAGGGCGGCACGGCCGAAGACTTCGTGTTCGTGCTCGGCGAAGGGCGGATGCTGCCCGAATTCGAGACGGCGGCGCTCGGCCTGAAGGCGGGCGAGTCGCGCGAATTCGACCTGAAGTTCCCGGACGATTACCACGGCAAGGACGTGGCGGGCAAGACCGCGCAGTTCACGGTCACGGTGAAGAAGGTCGAGTGGCCGCACCTGCCGGCGATCGACGCCGATTTCGCGAAGTCGCTCGGCATCGAGGACGGCGATCTGACCAAGATGCGCGGCGAGATCAAGGAAAACCTCGAGCGCGAGGCGAAGCGCCGCACGCAGTCGATCGTGAAGAACCAGGTGATGGACGCGCTCCTGAAGATTTCCGAGCTCGACGTGCCGAAGGCGCTGATCGAGCAGGACCAGCAGCGCCTCGTCGAGATGGCCCGTCAGGACCTCGCGCAGCGCGGCGTGCCGAACGCGAAGGATGCGCCGATTCCGGTCGAAATGTTCGCCGACCAGGCCGAGCGCCGCGTGAAGCTCGGCCTCGTGCTGGCCGAGCTGGTGAAGGCGAACGGCCTCGAGGCGAAGCCGGAGCAGATCCGTGCGGAAGTCGACGAATTCGCGAAGAGCTACGAAGACCCGAAGGAAGTGGTCCGCTGGTATTATTCGAATCAGCAGCGCCTCGCCGAAATGGAAGCGTTCGTCGTTGAGAGCAACGTCGTCGATTTCGTGCTGGGCAAGGCGAAGGTGACGGACAAGGAAGTAAGCTTCGAAACACTAGCGAGCGCAACGGCGCAAGCATAA
- a CDS encoding porin — translation MRTFRHICRRRALAATATLAALSGSTHAQSTLTLYGVADAGVQYLSHADGQKSAWRLQNYGILPSQIGLKGEEDLGGGWRALFKLEQGINLNDGTATVPGYAFFRGAYVGIGGPAGTVTLGRQFSTLFDKTLFYDPLWYAAYSGQGVLVPLSANFIDNSIKYQSATFAGFDVEALAATGGIAGNTRAGRVLELGGQFTSNGLSASAVVHQSHGTLDGGVDRSAQRREIGTFAARYAFASLPLTVYAGVERLTGDLDPARTVVWGGARYQTSGRLGFAGGIYHTDSPTPQIGHPTLFIASTTYSLSKRTVAYLNLGYAKNSGRSSQTVYEYDPTPLAGTSQFGAMLGMYHVF, via the coding sequence ATGAGGACGTTCAGGCACATATGCAGACGACGCGCGCTCGCGGCAACCGCGACGCTCGCCGCGCTATCCGGTTCGACGCATGCCCAGTCGACGCTCACGCTGTACGGCGTCGCCGACGCCGGCGTGCAATACCTGTCGCATGCCGACGGCCAAAAAAGCGCATGGCGGCTGCAGAATTACGGAATCCTACCGTCCCAGATCGGCCTGAAAGGCGAAGAGGATCTCGGCGGCGGCTGGCGCGCGCTCTTCAAGCTCGAGCAAGGCATCAACCTGAACGACGGCACGGCGACCGTGCCGGGCTACGCGTTCTTTCGCGGCGCGTACGTCGGCATCGGCGGCCCGGCCGGCACCGTCACGCTCGGCCGTCAGTTCAGCACGCTGTTCGACAAGACGCTCTTCTACGACCCGCTCTGGTACGCGGCGTACAGCGGCCAGGGCGTCCTCGTGCCGCTGTCGGCGAACTTCATCGACAACTCGATCAAGTACCAGTCGGCAACGTTCGCGGGCTTCGACGTCGAAGCGCTCGCCGCGACGGGCGGCATCGCCGGCAACACGCGCGCCGGCCGCGTGCTCGAGCTCGGCGGGCAGTTCACGAGCAACGGACTGTCGGCGAGCGCCGTCGTGCATCAATCGCACGGCACGCTCGACGGCGGCGTCGACCGCTCCGCGCAGCGGCGCGAGATCGGCACGTTCGCCGCGCGCTATGCGTTCGCGTCGCTGCCGCTCACCGTCTATGCGGGCGTCGAACGCCTGACGGGCGATCTCGACCCCGCGCGCACGGTCGTCTGGGGCGGCGCGCGCTATCAGACGAGCGGACGCCTCGGCTTCGCGGGCGGCATCTACCACACCGACTCGCCGACGCCGCAGATCGGCCACCCGACGCTCTTCATCGCGAGCACGACCTATTCGCTGTCGAAGCGCACCGTCGCGTACCTGAACCTCGGCTACGCGAAGAACAGCGGCCGGAGTTCGCAGACCGTCTACGAATACGACCCGACGCCGCTCGCCGGCACGTCACAGTTCGGCGCGATGCTCGGCATGTACCACGTCTTCTGA
- a CDS encoding MarR family winged helix-turn-helix transcriptional regulator — MTGSKVGLDQFMTYRMHMLNKLSDRGIGELYQTKLGVSLPEARIIASVGAFGPFSIMELARRANLDKSQASRAAEALIRRGLVKRGPSDADGRVVLIALTPAGAALNRKIMPIARKWNATLLDCLSESEKAAFSRALDKIIAGARERAD, encoded by the coding sequence ATGACAGGCAGCAAAGTCGGGCTCGACCAGTTCATGACCTACCGGATGCACATGCTGAACAAGCTCTCCGACCGCGGCATCGGTGAGCTGTATCAGACGAAGCTCGGCGTATCGCTGCCCGAGGCGCGGATCATCGCGTCGGTCGGCGCGTTCGGGCCGTTCTCGATCATGGAGCTCGCGCGGCGCGCGAACCTCGACAAGAGCCAGGCGAGCCGCGCGGCCGAGGCGCTGATCCGGCGCGGGCTCGTCAAGCGCGGCCCGAGCGACGCGGACGGACGCGTCGTGCTGATCGCGCTCACGCCGGCGGGCGCCGCGCTCAACCGGAAAATCATGCCGATCGCGCGCAAGTGGAACGCCACGCTGCTCGATTGCCTGAGCGAAAGCGAGAAAGCCGCGTTCAGCCGCGCGCTCGACAAGATCATCGCCGGCGCGCGGGAACGGGCCGATTGA
- a CDS encoding 2-dehydropantoate 2-reductase, whose translation MDRAPVRAAIVGVGAIGGLFAAALARAGWDVSAFARGATLDALRERGLRIVGEPGEETMVALRASDDAHVLGVQDYVVVALKAQALPDVAARLAPLVGQRTTIVAAMNGLPWWFFDGFGGPLDGAVLDAVDPGGATAAALPPARSIGCVVHLSSATREPGVVARGLGNRLIVGAPRRELLGPTARIADALAAGGFDVERSADIRTDIWAKLWGNMNMNPLSALTGSAADRLLDDPHTHELALRMMEEADAIGARLGLSAGMSGPERVAVTRRLGAFKTSMLQDLEAGRPLEIGPILGVFPELGRKLGVPTPYCDAVLGLLRQRAFNSGV comes from the coding sequence ATGGATCGAGCACCGGTGCGCGCGGCGATCGTCGGGGTCGGCGCGATCGGCGGATTGTTCGCGGCGGCGTTGGCGCGCGCGGGCTGGGACGTGAGCGCCTTCGCGCGCGGCGCGACGCTCGACGCGTTGCGCGAGCGTGGGCTGCGGATCGTCGGCGAACCGGGCGAAGAGACGATGGTCGCGTTGCGCGCGAGCGACGACGCGCACGTGCTCGGCGTGCAGGATTACGTCGTCGTCGCGCTGAAGGCGCAGGCGCTGCCCGACGTCGCCGCGCGCCTCGCGCCGCTCGTCGGGCAGAGGACGACCATCGTTGCCGCGATGAACGGCCTGCCGTGGTGGTTCTTCGACGGCTTCGGCGGGCCGCTCGACGGCGCCGTGCTCGACGCGGTCGACCCGGGCGGCGCGACGGCCGCGGCGCTGCCGCCTGCGCGCTCGATCGGCTGCGTCGTCCATCTGTCGTCGGCGACGCGCGAGCCGGGCGTCGTCGCGCGCGGGCTCGGCAACCGGCTGATCGTCGGCGCGCCGCGGCGCGAGCTGCTCGGTCCGACCGCGCGCATCGCCGACGCGCTCGCGGCGGGCGGCTTCGACGTCGAGCGCTCGGCCGACATCCGCACCGACATCTGGGCGAAGCTCTGGGGCAACATGAACATGAATCCGTTGAGCGCGCTGACGGGCTCGGCGGCGGATCGCCTGCTCGACGATCCGCATACGCACGAGCTCGCGCTGCGGATGATGGAGGAGGCCGACGCGATCGGCGCGCGGCTCGGGTTGTCGGCCGGGATGAGCGGTCCGGAGCGGGTCGCGGTGACGCGCCGGCTCGGCGCGTTCAAGACGTCGATGCTGCAGGATCTGGAGGCGGGGCGGCCGCTCGAGATCGGGCCGATTCTGGGTGTGTTCCCGGAGCTCGGCCGCAAGCTCGGCGTGCCGACGCCGTATTGCGACGCGGTGCTCGGGCTGCTGCGGCAGCGTGCGTTCAATTCCGGGGTGTGA
- a CDS encoding MFS transporter: MKTLLQDSALPSATPSDGTPVFTSGTLAALVAFAAITPLLLLVAPAVAGQLGAQLGLSASQVGTYFFVELGAFSLATLPSYLWLGRIDARRVAWCATVAFCAGNLATAVLMPDFVPLLALRAVTALGGGTLMVLCMTSAAASGNSDRVYGLWVVGQLIAGAAGLFLLPHLFDAVGLRALYAVLAALALCAAPLANRFPAVPRARPRRVHGARPDASRAPAALAIGGVLTFYLAIGGVWTFANKAAAAVGFDAQASGNVLAIASLMGIAGAALASYLGGRAARRAMLYVGYGILAASLVMLAAMPNASGYTTAIFGFKFAWTFVLPFILASVAAVDATGRLIATLNLVIGAGLAAGPLVAGLLLDGGGTLRTLFTIAATVSLVSLAALLRVERGAH, translated from the coding sequence ATGAAAACACTGCTGCAAGATTCCGCGCTGCCGTCCGCGACGCCGTCCGACGGCACGCCCGTCTTCACGAGCGGCACGCTCGCCGCGCTCGTCGCGTTCGCTGCGATTACGCCGCTCCTGCTGCTCGTCGCGCCCGCCGTCGCGGGGCAGCTCGGCGCGCAGCTCGGGCTGTCGGCGTCGCAGGTCGGCACGTACTTCTTCGTCGAGCTGGGCGCGTTCAGCCTCGCGACGCTGCCGTCGTATCTGTGGCTCGGCCGCATCGACGCGCGGCGCGTTGCGTGGTGCGCGACCGTCGCGTTCTGCGCCGGCAATCTCGCGACGGCCGTGCTGATGCCGGACTTCGTCCCGCTCCTCGCGCTGCGTGCGGTAACGGCGCTCGGCGGCGGCACGCTGATGGTGCTCTGCATGACGAGCGCCGCGGCGAGCGGCAACAGCGATCGCGTCTACGGGCTTTGGGTCGTCGGCCAGTTGATCGCGGGCGCGGCCGGCCTCTTTCTGCTGCCGCATCTGTTCGACGCGGTCGGATTGCGCGCGCTGTATGCGGTGCTCGCCGCGCTCGCGCTGTGCGCGGCGCCGCTCGCGAACCGCTTTCCGGCCGTGCCGCGCGCGCGCCCTCGACGCGTCCACGGTGCACGTCCGGATGCGTCGCGCGCCCCGGCCGCGCTCGCGATCGGCGGCGTGCTGACGTTCTATCTCGCGATCGGCGGCGTGTGGACCTTCGCGAACAAGGCCGCGGCCGCGGTCGGCTTCGACGCGCAGGCGAGCGGCAACGTGCTCGCGATCGCGAGCCTGATGGGAATCGCGGGCGCCGCGCTCGCGTCATACCTCGGCGGCCGCGCCGCGCGGCGCGCAATGCTCTACGTCGGATACGGCATCCTCGCCGCATCGCTCGTCATGCTCGCGGCAATGCCGAACGCATCCGGCTACACGACGGCGATCTTCGGCTTCAAGTTCGCGTGGACGTTCGTCCTGCCGTTCATTCTCGCGAGCGTCGCGGCCGTCGACGCGACGGGACGCCTGATCGCGACGCTCAATCTCGTGATCGGCGCGGGGCTCGCCGCCGGACCGCTCGTCGCCGGGCTGCTGCTCGACGGCGGCGGCACGCTGCGCACGCTGTTCACGATCGCAGCAACCGTGTCGCTCGTCTCGCTCGCGGCGCTGCTGCGCGTCGAGCGCGGCGCGCATTGA
- a CDS encoding helix-turn-helix transcriptional regulator, whose product MAISAGIRQDIDALRDVPAAIVLDEAAWPPLALRRRDFDGVTQTPGAASRELSLFLLDLYAVASRASIGEFECRFFQLLSRYLPFDAGWTGVANHMPTGPVMHNSYLYRLPHEFFTDWKRVRDCDPLAHRTLHGAYGQAAILSVVEPGLDGRFRDWCVKYGLAQLMCVCTLDRRFGLTTFMSIYRQGLNRQFTEDDARRYEDVIPHLAAALTINRAAQLGRLRSEAAASTVRAICDNFGVLHHADAGFGAVLRTEWPDWSGSQLPPALVDHMRRHASQPYSGDALRMRCVPVAGLFQLEVRPRSLLDRLSPRELAAIRYYGEGRSHKEVAQQMEIAPATVRHYLRCAYRKLGMHDKSQISGVLGEIDRAAEGVGAERDGGD is encoded by the coding sequence GTGGCGATCAGTGCGGGGATCCGGCAGGACATCGATGCGCTGCGCGACGTGCCGGCGGCGATCGTGCTCGACGAAGCCGCGTGGCCGCCGCTTGCGCTGCGCAGGCGCGACTTCGACGGCGTCACGCAGACGCCGGGCGCGGCGTCGCGCGAGCTGAGCCTGTTCCTGCTCGACCTGTATGCGGTCGCGAGCCGCGCGTCGATCGGCGAGTTCGAGTGCCGTTTTTTCCAGCTGCTGTCGCGCTATCTGCCGTTCGACGCCGGATGGACGGGCGTCGCGAACCACATGCCGACCGGCCCCGTGATGCACAACAGCTATCTGTACCGGCTGCCGCACGAATTCTTCACCGACTGGAAACGCGTGCGCGATTGCGATCCGCTCGCGCATCGCACCCTGCATGGCGCGTACGGCCAGGCGGCGATCCTGTCGGTCGTCGAGCCGGGACTCGACGGCCGGTTTCGCGACTGGTGCGTCAAGTACGGACTCGCGCAGCTCATGTGCGTGTGCACGCTCGACCGTCGTTTCGGACTCACGACGTTCATGTCGATCTACCGGCAGGGCTTGAATCGTCAGTTCACCGAAGACGACGCGCGCCGCTACGAAGACGTCATTCCACATCTCGCGGCCGCGCTGACGATCAATCGCGCCGCGCAGTTGGGCCGCTTGCGCAGCGAGGCGGCCGCGTCGACGGTGCGCGCGATCTGCGACAACTTCGGCGTGCTGCATCACGCGGACGCCGGCTTCGGCGCGGTGCTGCGAACCGAGTGGCCGGACTGGAGCGGCTCGCAGCTGCCGCCCGCGCTCGTCGATCACATGCGCCGCCATGCGTCGCAGCCGTATTCGGGCGATGCGCTGCGAATGCGCTGCGTGCCCGTCGCCGGATTGTTTCAGCTGGAGGTGCGGCCACGCTCGCTGCTCGACCGCCTGAGCCCGCGCGAGCTCGCGGCGATCCGCTACTACGGCGAAGGGCGCTCGCACAAGGAAGTCGCGCAGCAGATGGAGATCGCGCCCGCCACCGTGCGCCACTATCTGCGCTGCGCGTATCGCAAGCTCGGGATGCACGACAAGAGCCAGATCTCGGGCGTGCTCGGCGAGATCGATCGCGCTGCGGAAGGAGTCGGCGCGGAGCGCGACGGCGGCGACTGA
- a CDS encoding phospholipase D family protein — MQLQKRLAAACLAAVFLSAAPPAVSKTNSESLLTRLFDLIADALPSSAKEAPAGQVVEAAFSPDGGAETLVLKVIGASRASIRLAGYSFTSPKVVRALLDAHRRGVDVAIVVDNDGNRSKASKQALNLLVNAKVPTRTIDRYAIHHDKYIVVDGRHVETGSFNYSAAAAARNSENVLVVRNNPALAAQYLKHWQTRFDQGADYRSTY, encoded by the coding sequence ATGCAGTTGCAAAAGCGGCTCGCCGCCGCGTGTCTCGCCGCCGTTTTCCTGTCTGCTGCGCCGCCCGCCGTCAGCAAGACGAATTCCGAATCGCTGCTTACCCGCCTCTTCGACCTGATCGCCGACGCGCTGCCGTCGTCCGCGAAGGAGGCGCCCGCAGGGCAGGTCGTCGAAGCCGCGTTCTCGCCCGACGGCGGCGCCGAGACGCTCGTGCTAAAGGTGATCGGCGCGTCGCGCGCGTCGATCCGCCTCGCGGGCTATTCGTTCACGTCGCCGAAAGTCGTGCGGGCGCTGCTCGACGCGCATCGCCGCGGCGTCGACGTCGCGATCGTCGTCGACAACGACGGCAATCGCTCGAAGGCGTCGAAGCAGGCGCTCAACCTGCTCGTCAACGCGAAGGTGCCGACGCGCACGATCGACCGCTATGCGATCCATCACGACAAATACATCGTCGTCGACGGCCGCCATGTCGAGACGGGCTCGTTCAACTACAGCGCCGCCGCGGCCGCGCGCAATTCGGAGAACGTGCTCGTCGTCCGGAACAATCCGGCGCTCGCTGCGCAATACCTGAAGCACTGGCAAACCCGGTTCGATCAGGGGGCCGACTATCGGTCGACCTATTGA
- a CDS encoding LysR family transcriptional regulator codes for MARLEVNRSGELEVFVRVIELGGFSAAARACGMTPSAVSKLVTRLEQRLGTRLVNRSTRQFQLTPEGCAFYERGVRILADLEEAERCASAYTTPRGRLRINANVPFGHHFLLPLVPEFLELHPDVTLDIVLTDEVIDILEQRTDVAVRAGPLKSSNLLARKLGDTRMVIVGAPGYLTRHGMPATPEELLAHNRLGANYARARSGWPLRNANEDVVLPVTGNAQASDGEALRHLALAGVGLARLAAFQVRDDIVAGRLLPVLENCNPGDVEEVHAVYVGQGGYLPLRVRALLDFLADRVDLGRF; via the coding sequence GTGGCTCGTCTGGAAGTCAACCGATCCGGCGAACTGGAAGTGTTCGTGCGCGTGATCGAGCTGGGCGGTTTCTCCGCCGCCGCACGCGCCTGTGGCATGACGCCCTCGGCAGTCAGCAAACTGGTTACACGGCTGGAGCAGCGCCTGGGTACGCGTCTGGTCAACCGCTCCACGCGGCAATTCCAGCTCACCCCCGAAGGTTGCGCGTTCTACGAACGCGGTGTGCGCATCCTGGCCGACCTGGAAGAAGCCGAACGATGCGCGAGCGCATATACCACGCCTCGCGGCCGCCTGCGCATAAACGCCAACGTCCCCTTCGGACACCACTTCCTGCTGCCACTCGTGCCCGAATTCCTGGAACTTCATCCAGACGTGACGCTCGACATCGTGCTGACCGATGAGGTCATCGACATCCTGGAGCAACGTACCGACGTGGCCGTGCGCGCCGGCCCGCTGAAAAGCTCGAACCTGCTGGCACGCAAGCTGGGCGACACGCGCATGGTGATCGTAGGCGCACCAGGCTACCTGACGCGCCATGGCATGCCCGCTACACCGGAAGAACTGCTTGCACACAATCGCCTGGGGGCGAACTACGCGCGAGCGCGGTCGGGCTGGCCGCTGCGAAACGCGAACGAAGATGTCGTGCTTCCGGTAACTGGTAACGCCCAAGCCAGCGATGGCGAAGCGTTACGCCATCTGGCTCTGGCTGGTGTGGGGCTGGCACGATTGGCCGCCTTTCAGGTACGCGACGACATCGTTGCCGGCCGGTTGCTGCCGGTGCTTGAGAACTGCAATCCGGGCGACGTTGAAGAGGTCCATGCCGTCTATGTCGGTCAGGGCGGCTACCTGCCGCTCCGGGTGCGTGCATTACTGGACTTTCTGGCAGACAGGGTGGATCTCGGTCGGTTCTAG
- a CDS encoding class II histone deacetylase codes for MKKTAFFTDERTFWHTGGAHALFFPVGGWVQPPSSTGYAESPDSKRRLLSLVHASGLAARLDMPSAPAATDADLLRIHPAHYLEAFKRASDAGGGDLGELAPFGKGSYEIAALSAGLAIAAVDAVLAERAANAFSLSRPPGHHCLRDKPMGFCLFANIPIALEAARAKHRIERVAVIDWDVHHGNGTQAIYYDDPHTLTISLHQDRCFPPGYSGADERGAGAGVGANVNVPLLAGAGDDAYRYTFERIVLPALDAFKPELIVVASGLDANAVDPLARMQLHSDSYRFMTHAVKEAAQRHCGGRLVVVHEGGYSEAYVPFCGHAIVEALSGIRTDVADPMLELAIAQQPGERFNVFQRQLIDEMAASFGY; via the coding sequence ATGAAAAAAACCGCATTCTTCACCGACGAACGCACTTTCTGGCACACAGGCGGCGCACATGCGCTGTTCTTTCCGGTCGGCGGCTGGGTGCAGCCGCCGTCGAGCACGGGCTACGCGGAATCGCCCGACTCGAAGCGACGCCTGCTGTCGCTCGTGCACGCATCGGGGCTCGCCGCACGTCTCGACATGCCGAGCGCGCCCGCCGCAACCGACGCCGATCTGCTGCGCATCCATCCCGCGCATTACCTCGAAGCGTTCAAGCGCGCGAGCGACGCGGGCGGCGGCGACCTCGGCGAGCTCGCGCCGTTCGGCAAGGGCAGCTACGAAATCGCGGCGCTGTCGGCAGGGCTCGCGATCGCCGCCGTCGACGCGGTGCTCGCCGAGCGCGCGGCGAACGCGTTCTCGCTGTCGCGCCCGCCCGGCCACCATTGCCTGCGCGACAAGCCGATGGGCTTTTGCCTCTTCGCGAACATTCCGATCGCGCTCGAAGCCGCGCGCGCGAAGCACCGGATCGAGCGCGTCGCCGTGATCGACTGGGACGTGCATCACGGCAACGGCACGCAGGCGATTTATTACGACGATCCGCACACGCTGACGATCTCGCTGCATCAGGACCGCTGCTTTCCGCCCGGCTACAGCGGCGCCGACGAGCGCGGCGCGGGCGCGGGCGTCGGCGCGAACGTCAACGTTCCGCTGCTCGCGGGCGCGGGCGACGATGCGTACCGCTACACGTTCGAGCGGATCGTGCTGCCCGCGCTCGACGCGTTCAAGCCGGAGCTCATCGTCGTCGCGAGCGGGCTCGATGCGAACGCGGTCGACCCGCTCGCGCGGATGCAATTGCACAGCGACAGCTACCGGTTCATGACGCACGCGGTGAAGGAGGCCGCGCAGCGGCATTGCGGCGGGCGGCTCGTCGTCGTTCACGAAGGCGGCTATTCGGAGGCCTACGTACCGTTTTGCGGACATGCGATCGTCGAGGCGCTGTCGGGCATTCGCACCGACGTCGCCGATCCGATGCTCGAGCTCGCGATCGCGCAGCAGCCCGGCGAGCGCTTCAACGTGTTTCAACGACAATTGATCGACGAGATGGCGGCGAGCTTCGGCTACTGA
- a CDS encoding MEKHLA domain-containing protein has product MSGDFLNPLPPCQTCTMSNSLALDPDFFDLLADSHLRLTGASLLDPAVPHADGPRWLYEDAPFCVLAHDTAEDPRYIYANKTVQRCFEYSWDEMTALHSRLSAEHPNREERARLLESVRTRGFATGYRGLRISKSGRRFWIEDVTVWNLIDRDGTYRGQAATYRRWTDV; this is encoded by the coding sequence TTGTCGGGCGACTTCCTCAATCCCTTGCCCCCTTGCCAGACCTGCACCATGTCCAATTCACTTGCGCTGGATCCGGATTTTTTCGATCTTCTCGCCGACAGCCACCTCCGGCTGACGGGCGCCTCGCTGCTCGACCCCGCGGTGCCGCATGCGGACGGCCCGCGCTGGCTCTACGAGGACGCGCCGTTTTGCGTGCTCGCTCACGACACGGCCGAAGACCCTCGGTACATCTACGCGAACAAGACCGTGCAGCGATGTTTCGAATACAGCTGGGACGAGATGACGGCGCTGCATTCGCGGCTGTCCGCGGAGCACCCGAATCGCGAAGAACGCGCGAGGCTGCTCGAATCGGTGCGCACGCGTGGCTTCGCGACCGGCTATCGCGGCTTGCGGATTTCGAAGTCGGGACGGCGCTTCTGGATCGAGGATGTCACCGTCTGGAATCTGATCGATCGCGACGGAACGTATCGGGGTCAGGCCGCGACCTATCGCAGGTGGACGGACGTCTGA
- a CDS encoding glycerate kinase, with the protein MSQHSSAPVVVIAPDSFKGSLSAEQVANAIAAGVARARPGAVVRRCPMADGGEGTLDALLAHGGTRRTLRVPGASLAPRDAAVGLIDARTAIVETAEIVGITDPAGMSVPVAARSTRGLGDAIRALLDEGVRTFYVALGGSSTNDAGAGLLAGLGLRAFDAHGREIEPTPERLAHVASIDAAELDTRLAEASFVAMSDVDNPLTGEHGATAVFGPQKGVTPAQVAPLDAALDHFATLVEAALGRRPTGTAARRARDLPGAGAAGGLGFALHVLGARFEPGAEVVAQQIGLDAALAGANWMITGEGRSDAQTLHGKAPFVACRHARAAGVPATLLSGAIDAAALPQLSDHFDGCFSPAPGPITLDIALRDAARLLENEAEQLTRLRYGRA; encoded by the coding sequence ATGTCGCAGCATTCGTCCGCGCCCGTCGTCGTCATTGCGCCCGACTCGTTCAAGGGGTCGCTGTCCGCCGAACAGGTGGCGAACGCGATCGCCGCGGGCGTCGCGCGGGCGCGCCCCGGCGCCGTCGTGCGGCGCTGCCCGATGGCGGACGGCGGCGAAGGCACGCTCGACGCGCTCCTCGCGCACGGCGGCACGCGCCGCACGCTGCGCGTGCCCGGCGCGTCGCTCGCGCCGCGCGACGCGGCCGTCGGCCTCATCGACGCGCGCACGGCGATCGTCGAGACGGCGGAAATCGTCGGCATCACCGATCCGGCCGGCATGAGCGTGCCCGTCGCCGCGCGCAGCACGCGGGGCTTGGGCGACGCGATCCGCGCCCTGCTCGACGAAGGCGTGCGCACGTTCTACGTCGCGCTCGGCGGCAGCAGCACGAACGACGCCGGCGCAGGCCTTCTCGCCGGCCTGGGCTTGCGCGCGTTCGACGCGCACGGCCGCGAAATCGAGCCGACGCCAGAGCGGCTCGCGCACGTCGCGAGCATCGACGCCGCCGAGCTCGACACGCGGCTTGCCGAGGCGTCGTTCGTCGCGATGTCCGACGTCGACAATCCGCTCACGGGCGAGCACGGCGCGACCGCCGTGTTCGGCCCGCAAAAGGGCGTGACGCCCGCGCAGGTCGCGCCGCTCGACGCGGCGCTCGATCATTTCGCGACGCTCGTCGAGGCGGCGCTCGGCCGCCGTCCCACGGGGACTGCCGCTCGTCGCGCCCGCGATCTGCCCGGCGCCGGCGCGGCGGGCGGGCTCGGCTTCGCGCTGCACGTGCTCGGCGCGCGCTTCGAGCCGGGCGCCGAAGTCGTCGCGCAGCAGATCGGACTCGACGCGGCGCTCGCGGGCGCGAACTGGATGATCACGGGCGAAGGCCGCTCGGATGCGCAGACGCTGCACGGCAAAGCCCCGTTCGTCGCGTGCCGGCATGCGCGCGCGGCGGGCGTGCCGGCGACGCTGCTGTCGGGCGCGATCGACGCGGCGGCGCTGCCGCAATTGTCCGATCATTTCGACGGCTGCTTCTCGCCCGCGCCCGGACCGATCACGCTCGACATCGCGCTGCGCGACGCCGCGCGCCTGCTCGAGAACGAGGCCGAGCAACTGACGCGGCTGCGCTACGGCCGGGCCTGA